In Natranaerobius thermophilus JW/NM-WN-LF, the genomic stretch TTAGAAAGTTCAGGATTTCTTGATATTTTTTACTATTATTGATAACCTATCAGTAAAAGGATTAACTATCAATATAAATCTGATTAAGTTAATCTATAATAATAAATAAAAAGGGAGGTTATTTATTAAAATGAATAACACTGTGGCTATTACTGATAAGATTAGTTGGATAGGAGTAAATGACCGAGTTAGTGAACTTTTTGAGGCTATTTGGCCTTTGCCTGACGGTGTTTCTTATAATTCATATTTGATTAATGACGAACAAGTAGCCCTTGTAGATACGGTAAAGGATAGCGAAATCAATACATATTTGCAAAATATTAAAAACGTAATTGGAAATCGTTCAGTTGATTACCTAATAATAAATCATATGGAACCAGATCATTCAGGGGCTATAGAGGCTTTAAGAAGAGAATATCCAAATATAACCCTTGTAGGTAATCAAAAAACATTAACTTTTTTAGAACAATTTTACGGAATTGTGGAAAATATCAAAATCGTTGATGATGGAGATCAACTGCAACTAGGCCAACACACCTTAAATTTTTATTTAACTCCTATGGTGCATTGGCCTGAAACAATGATGACATATGAACAGAAGGAAAAAATATTATTTTCTGGAGACGCCTTTGGAGGCTTTGGAACTCTAGAGGGTGGCATATTTGATGATGAAGTAAACTTGGATTTTTATCAAGAAGAAATTCGCCGTTATTTTACTAATATTGTTGCTAAATATGGACCTATGGTAGAAAAAGCTATTTCTAAATTAGCAGATTTAGATGTGAAGATTATTGCTGCTACCCATGGCCCTGTTTGGAGAGAAAAGCCAGAACAGATTATTGCAGATTACTCACGTTGGAGCCGACAAGAAACAGAGCCGGGCGTGGTTGTAGTTTATGGTTCAATGTATGGAAATACTGAAACCATGGTGGACACTATCTGTAGAAGACTGGCTGAGAAAGGAATCAAGAACATAAAGGTGTACAATATTTCTAAGACTCATGTATCTTATATTATTAACGATATCTGGCGATATCAAGGTTTGATTTTAGGAAGTTGCGCCTATAACTCAAGAATTTTTCCACCAATGGATTATTTATTGTGCTTTTTAGAAAATAAAAACATAAAGAATCGACTATTGGGGCTGTTTGGCTCGTACACTTGGAGTGGTGGTGCCATGAAGAGACTTCAAGAATTCCAAAAAAATACTAAGCTTGAATTAATTGAGCCATCAGTAGAAGTGAAATCTGCTCCCAAGAAAAAAGACCATGAAGATTGTATAAAAATGGCTGAAAATATGGCGGCGAAACTGAAAGAATAAGAGTTGTTGGTAAATAAGTAGAGTACATTGATTCCATTCCCAGAGATGAGAGACGACTTTTTAGTCGTCTCTTTTTTTATGCATCATCTAAACATTGATTTCCATTATTTATTGATATACTAGCATATTGGAGTAGCTCTTTATAGAAATCTATAAGTGTCTGCTCACCATACGCCCTTAACAAAGAGGCTTTAGTAGGTTTAGAATTACACTCGATCAAATAAAGTTGCAAATTTTTATCCACCGCTATGTCGATGCCCATTTCTCCACATTTTCCGTGAAGAGCTTCTATCGATTCATATACATTGGTTATCAGAGTAATTAAAGAGCTATATAGATCAGCTAGGTCTTTATCAGGGAGTTTCCAGATTGAAGTAAAAAATTCAGTAAACTTGTAGCTATCAACATGTTGAGTAATAGGTGAATTGCTTTTCCCCAATCTAACTGGAATCGCTGTAATTTTTAATTTTCCTGTGCCATTTCTTTGGACTTCGGCCCTTAGATCTATTAATTTGGCATCAATTGAGAGTAGATCTATGGTTTCTTGGATAATATAGCTATTTTTACTGCGTACAAAATCAAAAACATGATCAATTAATTCACAGAAATTATTAACAGGAATTGAATTTGGGTTTTTATGATAAGTTAAAATTTTATATCTGTTATAATTTTGATCAATTCTCAGTATTCGTTTTCCCTTTCTTCCTCCAATGGGCTTTAAATAAACTGATTGATACTTTCCTAACATAGTTTTTAAATCTTCTTGATCATTTAATACTGTGGTACTTGGGAGATAGGAAGCAATTTTTGGATACTTTTGTAAATGTTTGTACGTAGTCCATTTATCAAAGCTTTGAAGTGGATTTATAAATCTAGCACCAAATTGTTTCATTTCTTCTTGAAATCTTTTAAATAGGTTTTTTTCTTTTTTTAGCCCACTTCCTATTTGATAAATGATTTCCGGATAAGGAAAATTTTCTTTTTCCCAGTGTTGACCTTCTTGATTGTAATAATGTCCGAATATCCTTTTATTATCAAAATCAATATCAATTAATGAAAAAAAGACTAATTTATTATTTAAATCTTCATTGGCATCAACTAATAAACGAATTTTTTTATTAGATATATTATCTAACAGAGCTAGAGAGTCAAATCTATTAATGAATATCCCAATTAATGGCTTTGATTGCAGAGAAGGATGACTCACTTCTTCATGGCAAGTTAAATAATCTAAATAATCATGGCTCAAGGGTGTCACCTCAAAAGTTAACATTGATTA encodes the following:
- a CDS encoding FprA family A-type flavoprotein, with product MNNTVAITDKISWIGVNDRVSELFEAIWPLPDGVSYNSYLINDEQVALVDTVKDSEINTYLQNIKNVIGNRSVDYLIINHMEPDHSGAIEALRREYPNITLVGNQKTLTFLEQFYGIVENIKIVDDGDQLQLGQHTLNFYLTPMVHWPETMMTYEQKEKILFSGDAFGGFGTLEGGIFDDEVNLDFYQEEIRRYFTNIVAKYGPMVEKAISKLADLDVKIIAATHGPVWREKPEQIIADYSRWSRQETEPGVVVVYGSMYGNTETMVDTICRRLAEKGIKNIKVYNISKTHVSYIINDIWRYQGLILGSCAYNSRIFPPMDYLLCFLENKNIKNRLLGLFGSYTWSGGAMKRLQEFQKNTKLELIEPSVEVKSAPKKKDHEDCIKMAENMAAKLKE
- a CDS encoding YheC/YheD family protein, translating into MSHDYLDYLTCHEEVSHPSLQSKPLIGIFINRFDSLALLDNISNKKIRLLVDANEDLNNKLVFFSLIDIDFDNKRIFGHYYNQEGQHWEKENFPYPEIIYQIGSGLKKEKNLFKRFQEEMKQFGARFINPLQSFDKWTTYKHLQKYPKIASYLPSTTVLNDQEDLKTMLGKYQSVYLKPIGGRKGKRILRIDQNYNRYKILTYHKNPNSIPVNNFCELIDHVFDFVRSKNSYIIQETIDLLSIDAKLIDLRAEVQRNGTGKLKITAIPVRLGKSNSPITQHVDSYKFTEFFTSIWKLPDKDLADLYSSLITLITNVYESIEALHGKCGEMGIDIAVDKNLQLYLIECNSKPTKASLLRAYGEQTLIDFYKELLQYASISINNGNQCLDDA